Genomic DNA from Magnolia sinica isolate HGM2019 chromosome 4, MsV1, whole genome shotgun sequence:
TCCCGATGCACAGTGTTAAGACTGGCCCTATCTTCCTTTAAATATGCCCAACCATGTTatttacgtgaaatccactccgtccatcaggtgataacCATCATATTCACCATATATACAAAAGATCAGACCGGCAAAAATGTCAGATGTCCGGCACCAATGGGAGTAATTTAAGATTGCGCCTAAAATGTCCAAGTTCAAGAGTTCTGCCCACATTAGTTTTGGGTCATGCTGATTTTTGTCTCTTCACTTCATCTTAGTGATTCACGCCTGATAAGGGTGGCCCTACAAACAAACTTATGGTTGTCATctcatccccattgtttcctattttgtggcccacttgagtagtaAATCTAGCTtctcgttcttttttttttttctggatacACACCTGATGGACTGAATGGATTTCACGCATACAACATGGTCGGCACCTGAGAGCTTGGGTGCTTTAGGCTCCGTGTAAAATAGGCACTGTTAGGCAGGAACCTCCTACTAGGGAAGCTAATTAGGATCCAGggccatgtttgtgagaaatccaaatcGTTCATCCGTTATTTCAAGTTAAGTTAGGACATGGGCGAGAAAATGAGGTAGAAACAATGTTTAGGAAAATAAGTAtctttgaaacctttttgggtccAACGTGTATATGTCATCCGTACCATTTATAAggttattttattctttttttttctttttcttttgggttagcttgttagtacacacactccatgttagccacctctaGCAGGGATCGAGGTATCTCCACCCGATCTGcgagttgagctatggatctgggtgtatttataaggttatttttacttatgaactgaaaatacaaaactaTAATTCGgatgcaaaacttctgtgccccacgtatgtttcaacagtaggcattcaatcttccCTATTTCTATGGTGCAGTTTACTTGacttttaggggtcgtttggcactgtggattggaagggattggagggggtttccaatccccttgTTGTTTGACAGCATAAAGTAATTGAGTTTCCAATTCCCTCTTTAAAGGGTTTGCAATTCgctgtgagagcttggattacatctaaaatcaatTCAATAGTTGTATGTGTAATTTGTATGTCTAtattattattctattgggcacttggcttactaatgatgatcagcaccgtccaaatattatttatataaatCAGCAACGTCCTAACATTGTTCAGTATTattcaaatattgtccatgttaatcactcaaatattaaagttgatttaataattaaatttaaatcccTGTAAATATACATAGGTACATACTCTTGAATTAAAATTGACTCATATTATAGGGTGTCAAACACACCGGGGGCATTGCAAATACAGAGGGTTTCTAATCCCGGGAGTTCTGAATCCAGGGTGTTAgaaatccacgctcccaagcaGGCCCTTGGATCCGCCTAATGTTAAACCATTGTCCTGACATGATCggtcaaaataaatgaacagagtggatctgtgacaaacatcacggtgggccccactgaagttcctgcgaaaggctttcaagGGAATCCGCGTCCCCCGAGAAAATGCCAACTGGAACGTCCTAATTACGCTGTGGAGTTATTTGGTACTCTGGCTAGTTATGACGCTTGATACTCAGGAGCTTAGAAATGAGACACCTGGCAAATATGAAACCGTCTAAATTATCTAACCTAGTGTCAATGAGTTCAAAgtctaaaaatcagattggttaaatAATTCTAGCCTCTGATTGGTGGGCACTTTTTTTTCGAAATAAAACCAtcgaattttctttttctttttctttttcaaccgTACATTAAACGTCCAGCAATCTAATATTCGAATATTCAAATAagattaatttttggttcatagtACATGTACATCGGTTtcaatgatttggacggtttagattgaattGTTTGCTTGATAAGTATGCAAGATCTCAGTAATTCTAACTGGCTGTGTAACATCAATCACACTTTGccggagtattaaagtttttctctTACACTATTGGATGACTTGTCCTCCGCGTTATCGTTTAAGTTGATTATAAACCGTCCATTTTTAAGCCATAGATCAAAACAGTTAAAGTCAGCTTCTCACATTCAATTACCTCTACTGGCCAGTCTCACCAGATGAACGATTCAGATAACGATACACGTGTCGTACGTGTATGATTTAGATGCGACTGCTCATAACATCCGGTGTGGGCAACCCGCAGCTCTCTCGAAAGAATCACGTGCCGAAGACTAAAATATGCCCAGACTAGAGATCGCCGAGGAAATAGCCGAGTGATAGAGAGTGTCGTCGACTACGGCATCGCTTTCTCTTTTAGTCTACCGGTTGTAGCCGGTGAGCTTAGGATGAGAGGATGGGACGGCTGCGATTTCGCCGCACGCACGTTCCGTGAAACTTCAGCGAAGGAAAAGGCGAGGCTTTTCTATCCTTTATAACGAAGGGCAGAGCCTCTCCTCAGAGGCTTCAAgacctccctctccctctctctccctctccctgtaTCTCGTAGCTGGGTTTTGGCTAAAGTGcgcctttctctccttctccgaCTGGGTCTTGCTGAAGTGCTCCTTTCCGCCCTCTTTCAACTACCTAGGTCTTGCTATAGTGAGCCCACCTTGGTCTTGCTGAAGTGCGCCTTTATGCTTCATCTGCAGCCCAGcgcctctcttctctctctctgctgATTAGGTTTTGCTAAGGTACGCCGCTTTGATTCCTGCTAGCTTGGCTTTCGCCCACCATCTTTCCCGTTTTTTCTCTCTCTACTGTTTAGGTTTTTGCTTCgaggtttttttttccttctccctTCCCATGTTACCATTTCATCCACGTGTTTCCTTCTTCGAATCGATATCTTAGATCTCCGTTCTATCTAATCGAATCCGCTTCGAAATCACTCCATTTTTTGTAGGATCTGGTGTCGATTTGAGCAGAGTCTAGCCTTTAAACGTTAGAAATTAGGGAAAGATCTTATTGCGTTTATTTTTCGAATCATCGTCAAAGATCCGTGAAAATCTCAGTAGAAATTCCTGATTTTTTTCGTATATTTTGTTTCTGGCATTTGATAAACTGCGATCCATTAAAAATATCATAGGCTTTTCAAAATCCACCTAATTTGATTTTTTGGAATGATTTTGGTTttcatttaaaaagaaaatagatttcGTAATCAAtcggttagggttaggattttggaACATCGGGTCTTGGTGgagggttagggttttgaaacATCGGGTCTTCGTGGAGGGGCTGCAAAATCAATGGTTATGGATCCAGGCCTTAGAGAATTATCTGCCATCTTGAATGGTGGTATTAAATTCGATGACTATCTGTCGGAACATGACCTTGATAAGGCGTTGAAACTGGATCCCTTGCCCTTCATAGATCAGAACGTCATGGATCTGAACCCTGTTCTCGATCCCAATCCTACTCCGTTTTCAGGCGTGAGCCCCGCCGAGGGGGAGTCGCCAGAAGATTGCGAGATATTCTCCGATATAGCTTTAAAGTACATTAGCCAGATGCTTttagaagaagatttggagaactTTGTGTATGAAGAGAGTTCGGTGGCCCTTAAAGCCGCTGAGAAACCCTTCTATGATATCTTAGGAGAGAAATACCCACCCTCACCCGACCAACATCCTCTTTATGTCGAACATAACGCGGAGAGTCCTGATGGCTGCATCGCCAGCAGTTGCAGTACTtataacagcagcagcagcaacagcaacgtGGATGGTAGCTGGGTAGGTGATGCCGGGGAGTATCCGTCTTCTCAAAATATTCTTTCTGTTTATACGGATTACACTTCTCAGTCGTCATTCAGCTCTCCTAATAGTGGTAGCAGTGCTGTAGACGGGTTGGAAGAATCCCCGACGAATGCAATCAGAATTGCTGATTTCCTCAGCGAGAGCCAGCCCGTTTGGCACTTCAGGAGAGGAGTGGAGGAAGCGAACAAGTTCCTTCCAAACAGTAGGAACTTGGTCGTGGATGTCGATAACAGTGGGTTCGGGTTCTTACCTCGAGAACCAAAGGAAGAGGCTGGTGTGGTCGAGGTAAAGGCAGAGAAgaaggacgagagagatgacaCAGCTAATGGTTCGAGGGGGAGGAAGCATCCTCACCGGGAGGATCTTGATTTGGaattggaagaaggaagaagtaaCAAACAGACTGCTGTTTACTCTGAGGAGACACTGCGATCGGAGATGTTCGATATGGTGTTGCTTTGCACTGAAGGGAAATGTGGCCCCACCTTGTCTAAGCTCCAAGAATCCTTGCAGAATGGAGCGAGCAAGAATACACAAAGTGGCCTACCCAAGGGATCGAATGGCACAGCTAAGACTCGCGGTAAGAAGCAGGGAAAGAAGGAAGTGGTAGATTTGAGGACTATCCTTATCCAGTGTGCACAGTCCGTCGCGGCCGATGATCGCAGGACTGCATACGAACTTCTGAAGCAGATCAAGCAACACTCGTCTCCTTTTGGAGATGGCTCACAGCGGTTAGCCCATTACTTTGCTAATGGCCTTGAGGCCCGTTTAGCTGGCACTGGGAGCCAGATTTCCATCGCCCTTGCCAACAAAAAAATGTTGGCTGCAGACATCTTGAGAGCTTACCACCTTTTTCTTTCCGCCTGCCCTTTCAAGAAGATTTCACACTTCTTTGCAAACCAGAGTATTCTGGATGTGGTAGAAAATGCACCGAGGCTCCACATTGTGGACTTTGGCATTTCTTTCGGCTTCCAATGGCCATGCCTCCTTCAACGACTCTCAGGAAGAACTGGTGGGCCCCCCAAGATTCGAATCACTGGAATTGATGTCCCCCAACCTGGTTTTCGCCCTGCCGAGAGGGTTGAAGAAACTGGGCGTCGTCTGGCGGACTACGCTCGTAGTTTCAACATCCCTTTTGAGTATATTCCTATTGCTCAGAAATGGGAAAGCATCCAAGTCGaagatatcaaaatcaaaaagGATGAGGTGCTTGTAGTGAACTGTTTATATATGTTTAAAAAGCTCGCCGATGAGACAGTGGTCATCGACAGCCCAAGGAATATTGTCTTGAACACGATCAGGAAGATGAATCCGGACATTTTCATCCATGGGATAGTGAATGGAGCTTACAGCGCCCCCTTCTTCATCACCCGTTTCCGGGAGGCTCTGTTCCATTGGTCCGCATTGTTTGATATGCTAGAGACCAATGTCCCACGAGAGCATCCAGAGAGAATACTGATCGAGAAAGATCTCTTTGGGCGGGAGGCGATGAACGTCATTGCATGTGAGGGCGCTGAGAGGGTTGAGCGGCCGGAGACGTACAAACAGTGGCAGGTTAGAAACCTTAGGGCAGGATTCAGGCAGCTCCCACTGAATCAGGATATCATGAAGAAAGCAAGGGATAAGGTGAAATCCAGCTACCATAAGGATTTTGTCATCGATCAAGATAGCCAGTGGATGCTGCAAGGATGGAAGGGTCGGATCATCTATGCCCTTTCCACTTGGAAGCCGGACCACGGAAGGTCTTGAATCTTTGAAAGTTATGTTCATAGTACTCAAAAAGTCTAAAGGCTTCTCTTTTCTCCTTCAGTCAGCGGGAATTCAATTAAAGGTACATTCTGTTTGAATTCAAAAGTTCTATAATAGCATCTTCATCTCTTTTGTGAGAACTTTGTTGTTAGATATGTGGAGGAATGCTAATTGCACACATGGTCCATGACCCAAAATCACGAGGTTACACGACCCTAACTATTCAATCAGAACAGGGAACAAAAGACCGCAGCAACCGTTTTCCTCAAATCAAGTGGTTGGGTTGTCTGGCTGGCCTGAGGTATTGGGCCATGGGCCGTGTGCCATCTACCCTTGCTTGCGGTTATCATTCATTTTATATGTGGGAGCCTGTTTGCATGTGTGGCTGTTCCAATCAAATTGAATGAGATCAGCCAAGTCTGTTTTGTTTCGAGCTGGGGGAAGATGAAATGAAACAAGTTTCTTCTTCCACCTGGGACGCTTGGGATAAAAACCAAATGCCAAGAGGTTGAGCTGGTTTTGAGATTCTCCCTGTTCTAACAGACCTTAGATATCTGCTAAGTTCAAGCTGCATTCTTCTAATGCAAGGATGGTTTTCGGATGCAGGTGCTGTGGCCAACATGGAGGGGGAAGAGAGGTAATGCAAGGTACAGATCCATGACCCTGGATGTCAGCCCGACGGGGTCTCGAATTCTATTGGAGAATGTTTCATGAAGGGCTGTAAAATTCAAATGCTATATGCATATCTCATTATATTAAAGTAGTAAAAAGGTGTGTTTTTGAAGGTGGGTATGATGTTGGAAGTAGGGATTAGTCTGTAAAGAGCCGTTTTATATGGCAGATATGGAGTGTAAGAGTCTGTTTTCCTGTGAAGCTTTTACTGTCCTtccatgttctctctcttttgcaTGAGATTTAACATACTTAAGTGCAACCCGATCcaatctgctcatcaggtgggtcactcATGCTTCTTATCAATGGTCTACATAACTGGGCCGATGGGCTACTACTTGAAATTGAAATGGAGGGCCATCATTCACGACTGTGATACGAATTGGCCCACCTCAAAATGGGAGTTGCAGAAACCTGCTACTGGAGACTGGCCAGTTAAAATAAGTAACTGGGGGAATTAACTTCTCGAGAAGTTTATAGGATTTGAACAGGGAGAGTTTATGTAGACATAGGGGTGTACATGGGGTCGATCCGAGCTGAGGTGGCCTCATctcaacttggctcggccactagctgacttcagcttgaactcagctcggctcggtccttgagcctgactggccagctcggctcgattcagTCAGCAGTTTGggcagttcgagccaagatcgggctgagttcgccattgcagcattttcacaaacacctagactgcactttcaacaatgattttacaggtattttatcaaacaccttctaagcaacaaaaAAATGGCATTGGTTTCATATGCATACCCTCCTTGCCACCGGCTACATttttttgagtcatttcatcaaacacttggtgagcaacattaatatcagaGTAACTGACTTGAGTCAAATTGGGGCCAGCTCAAACTGggatcgaactcatttttgagctcaaaaaatcagctcaactcgaatCGACCTCAGcttcaagctttttcgagtcgagcgagcttgctcggttcatgtacacctctttGTAGAGGTCGACTCTGACCAttgaaatcatgggccccaccattgattgc
This window encodes:
- the LOC131243757 gene encoding scarecrow-like protein 9, which codes for MVMDPGLRELSAILNGGIKFDDYLSEHDLDKALKLDPLPFIDQNVMDLNPVLDPNPTPFSGVSPAEGESPEDCEIFSDIALKYISQMLLEEDLENFVYEESSVALKAAEKPFYDILGEKYPPSPDQHPLYVEHNAESPDGCIASSCSTYNSSSSNSNVDGSWVGDAGEYPSSQNILSVYTDYTSQSSFSSPNSGSSAVDGLEESPTNAIRIADFLSESQPVWHFRRGVEEANKFLPNSRNLVVDVDNSGFGFLPREPKEEAGVVEVKAEKKDERDDTANGSRGRKHPHREDLDLELEEGRSNKQTAVYSEETLRSEMFDMVLLCTEGKCGPTLSKLQESLQNGASKNTQSGLPKGSNGTAKTRGKKQGKKEVVDLRTILIQCAQSVAADDRRTAYELLKQIKQHSSPFGDGSQRLAHYFANGLEARLAGTGSQISIALANKKMLAADILRAYHLFLSACPFKKISHFFANQSILDVVENAPRLHIVDFGISFGFQWPCLLQRLSGRTGGPPKIRITGIDVPQPGFRPAERVEETGRRLADYARSFNIPFEYIPIAQKWESIQVEDIKIKKDEVLVVNCLYMFKKLADETVVIDSPRNIVLNTIRKMNPDIFIHGIVNGAYSAPFFITRFREALFHWSALFDMLETNVPREHPERILIEKDLFGREAMNVIACEGAERVERPETYKQWQVRNLRAGFRQLPLNQDIMKKARDKVKSSYHKDFVIDQDSQWMLQGWKGRIIYALSTWKPDHGRS